Proteins co-encoded in one Leptodactylus fuscus isolate aLepFus1 chromosome 4, aLepFus1.hap2, whole genome shotgun sequence genomic window:
- the LOC142201046 gene encoding uncharacterized protein LOC142201046, whose translation MLRTMAEGVLQGRDDGVFDLDLFSFFGTETPAAHPEMTPGSMLERGVVSCAGNIQATGGTAGHVAPVGSTMSSGPHVLGSSQLMSHAVPLMNNDPSSCFTREPSWGVCNSNHVPQAPTNNSMDKVSQEDRGPSDITSIIAHLRSLATETSNNCSKAEGEKSGSKTSTESEGADSPDGLCDQRNMESVESSLKDSADNLMDLQTDLAGEGVDKQYTFGNLESNFKKKSNAKIYICSECGKTCPCQSAYIRHQRIHTGEKPYACADCGKSFIQVSDYNNHVRSHTGEKPYTCAECGKSFSRSTYLVTHSRTHTKEKPYTCNVCNKSFIQHSHLSLHLRIHSGEKPYICIECGNSFSRSSTLVKHKKSHRRKTLHFSKKKNEEDVSQNFTQNNPPTWGTITNQAEPAQSPQRAETPHVKSETDEAAGCEERAENCRKPHKESKKAAHKPLRITLEKYLISEGSAEDDHQPTFPHHKKFIWKKKSQKPFKDNEEGTEIGSVDATANGMPETVTEVKRVNSPKIEYSYSSSEEVNGMSENSENLNPEGPDLSPQADHIRDTPLDDSSVNGKVTKFEELDSQFSYPGNDIVESTYNNVFAASDNMSIINTLQKPHKGSLFICSYCGKSCPCKSAFIRHQRIHTGEKPYACADCGKSFIQVSDYNNHVRSHTGEKPYTCAECGKSFSRSTYLVTHCRTHTKEKPYTCRECGKSFIQHSHLAIHQRIHSGEKPYSCFECGKRFSRSSTLVKHQKSHSRRTVPSGEINTQRPSKPRSEGSSTKV comes from the exons ATGCTTCGAACGATGGCCGAGGGCGTTCTGCAGGGACGGGATGATGGTGTATTCGACCTTGATCTATTCTCTTTCTTTG GAACTGAGACCCCAGCTGCGCACCCTGAGATGacaccaggctccatgttagaaaGAGGAGTTGTGTCCTGTGCTGGCAACATACAGGCCACGGGTGGAACGGCTGGACATGTGGCACCCG TGGGCAGCACCATGAGCTCCGGTCCTCACGTTCTGGGATCTTCTCAGTTAATGTCGCATGCAGTTCCATTGATGAATAATGACCCCTCCTCATGTTTTACCCGAGAGCCCTCGTGGGGAGTGTGCAACTCCAATCATGTTCCCCAAGCTCCTACAAACAACTCGATGGACAAAGTCAGCCAGGAGGATCGCGgtcctagtgacatcaccagcaTTATCGCGCATCTCCGCAGTCTCGCAACTGAAACCTCAAATAATTGCTCCAAAGCCGAAGGAGAGAAATCCGGGTCAAAAACCAGCACAGAATCTGAAGGCGCCGACAGCCCGGATGGTTTGTGCGACCAACGAAATATGGAGTCTGTCGAGAGCAGCTTAAAAGATAGCGCAGACAATCTGATGGATCTCCAGACGGATCTCGCAGGGGAAGGTGTTGACAAGCAATATACATTTGGAAATCTCGAATCAAACTTTAAGAAAAAATCAAATGCTAAGATTTATATCTGTTCTGAGTGCGGTAAAACGTGTCCTTGTCAGTCCGCATACATCCGACACCAGAGGATTCACACCGGGGAGAAGCCCTACGCCTGCGCCGACTGCGGCAAGAGCTTCATTCAGGTGTCCGACTATAACAATCATGTCAGATCCCACACAGGAGAAAAACCCTACACCTGTGCGGAGTGCGGGAAGAGCTTCAGTCGGAGCACTTACCTGGTGACACACTCCAGAACCCACACCAAAGAGAAGCCTTACACCTGCAATGTGTGCAACAAAAGCTTCATCCAGCACTCGCACCTTTCTTTACATCTGCGCATCCACAGCGGGGAGAAGCCCTACATCTGTATTGAGTGTGGCAATAGCTTCAGCCGCAGTTCAACCCTAGTAAAACATAAGAAGTCCCATAGAAGGAAGACTCTGCACTTTAGTAAGAAGAAAAATGAGGAAGATGTTTCTCAAAACTTCACACAGAACAATCCACCCACATGGGGAACTATCACCAATCAGGCAGAACCAGCCCAGTCCCCTCAAAGAGCTGAAACCCCACACGTCAAATCTGAAACCGACGAGGCAGCGGGGTGTGAGGAACGAGCGGAGAACTGTAGAAAACCTCACAAGGAGAGTAAGAAAGCTGCTCACAAACCCTTACGAATCACCTTGGAAAAATACCTGATCTCTGAAGGCTCGGCAGAAGACGATCATCAGCCGACATTTCCACATCATAAGAAGTTTATATGGAAGAAAAAGTCACAGAAACCTTTTAAGGACAATGAAGAAGGCACCGAAATAGGAAGTGTAGATGCAACGGCCAACGGTATGCCTGAAACGGTCACCGAAGTGAAAAGGGTGAACAGTCCCAAAATAGAGTACAGCTATTCATCCTCCGAGGAAGTGAATGGGATGAGCGAGAACAGCGAGAATCTGAACCCAGAGGGACCAGACCTTTCACCCCAGGCCGACCACATTAGGGACACGCCATTAGATGACTCGTCAGTGAATGGCAAGGTCACCAAGTTCGAGGAGTTGGATTCTCAGTTTTCATATCCTGGTAATGACATTGTGGAATCCACCTACAATAACGTGTTCGCGGCCTCCGACAATATGTCCATTATCAACACTCTACAGAAGCCCCATAAAGGATCCTTGTTCATCTGCAGTTACTGCGGTAAGAGCTGTCCGTGCAAATCAGCATTTATCCGACACCAGAGGATTCACACCGGGGAGAAGCCCTACGCCTGCGCTGACTGCGGCAAGAGCTTCATTCAGGTGTCCGACTATAACAACCATGTCAGATCCCACACGGGAGAGAAACCCTACACCTGTGCCGAGTGTGGGAAGAGCTTCAGTCGGAGCACTTACCTGGTGACACATTGTAGAACCCACACCAAAGAGAAACCTTACACCTGCAGAGAATGCGGCAAAAGCTTCATCCAGCACTCGCACCTCGCCATCCACCAGCGCATTCACAGCGGCGAGAAGCCATACTCGTGTTTCGAGTGTGGGAAGAGATTCAGTCGCAGCTCAACGCTTGTGAAGCACCAGAAATCCCACAGTAGAAGAACGGTTCCAAGTGGAGAGATCAACACGCAAAGACCCAGCAAGCCCAGGTCAGAGGGGTCATCTACGAAAGTGTGA